Genomic window (Synechococcus sp. LA31):
CTCAGCGGCGTCTTTGCCAATGCCCTGCGGCTCAACCTGCGCCGCGCCCTTGATTCCGACTACGTGGAAGCGGCCCGCAGCCGCGGCCTGAGCGAGCGGCGAGTGGTGCTGCGCCATGCCCTACCCAATGCCCTGCTGCCGGTGCTCACGATCACCGGGATCACGGTGGCTTCGCTAATTGGAGGAGCCCTACTGATCGAGGTCACCTACTCCTGGCCCGGGGTGGCCTTCCGGCTACAGGAGGCGATCAGCCAGCGCGACTATCCGGTTGTGCAGGGAATTGTGGTGGTGGTGGCGGCCCTGGTCGTGGCGATCAGCATGCTGGTGGATCTGCTGGTGGCGCTGCTGGATCCACGGATCAGTTTTTAAGGGAGGATCACCTCCCGCCAGGTTTCCGCCTGACGGCGGTTCAGCACGTAGGCGGTCACACCGCCGAGCTGACGCCGCTGGGGCGCGACGCCACGGGGAAGGCTGCCAAGGAACTCGGCGGTGAGGCTGAGGGTGAGGCTCTGCACCCGCTGCGGCTCCACCCCCACAAACTCTTCGCCGAGTTGAAACAGCGCCTGCTCACTGGAATCGATCCGCACTGGCGAGAAGTGGCTGCCCCCCTCGAGCAGCACCAAGCGGCTCTGGGGGGAGCCATCGCGCAAAAACAGCTGCAGCTGCTCAGACAGCGGCGGCGTGATCAGATCCAGGCTGCCGCCCACCAGCAGCACCGGCGCGGGCAGGGCGCGCAGGCCGCGATGGGGCCAGATCAAGCTGCCGAACCCGTTGAGGCTCACCACGGCCTGCAGCGGCTGCGCCAAGGGCTGGGGCGGCGGCAGGGGCACATCCAGCAGCTGACATTGCAGCAGCCGCGAGAGGTTGGTGAGCGGGATGCCATCTAGGGCTCGATCGCAGCGACGGGCCAGGCCTGGTTCAGGCCGTAGTCCCGCCGCCAGAAGGCTGGTGAAGCCACCGAGCGAATGGCCCATCAACACCACCCGCTCACCCAAGCGAGGTAGCTCGCCGGTGTGCACGGCGGCCACCACGGCCTGCAGATCCCGCACCCGCTCGCTGAGGGTTTCCGCGCCCGGCGGAGGCCGCCGCCCTTCGAGCAGCTCACGCACCGCCTGCTCATCACTGCCAGGGTGATCCAGCAGCAACACCGACCAGCCACGCTGGTGTAGGCCTGACGCCAACCATTCGAGCTGCTCGGCACTGCCACCCAAGCCCGGGGTGAGCAACACCCAGCCCCTTGAACGGCCTCGCCAGAGCTGCAGCTCGAGGGGCTGGCGGCGATGGGGCACGGAAAGCTGAAAAACCTCAGCGGGCTGACCGGCTGGCTGCAACGCCATCGCGGATTCAGACACCCGCCGCAGCTTCAGCTGCTGCAGGGCGCGCAGGGCATCGCGTTGATCCACGATCTGCCGCTGCCAGCGACCCGCCAGCTGCAGGCCGCCCTCGAGATGAAGCACCAGCCGCTGGCTCGGCACGGCCCGCAGCAGCTCGATAGTGGTGACCTGCGGCTGCCAGGCCAGCAGCTGCTGCAAGGTTTGGTAGAGCACTGGCCCCGCACTGCCCTGCTCGGTGGTGATCAACTGATCCAGCTCGGCCAACACCCGCTGACCGGCCCAGCTGGCGAGGAACTGCTGAGCGAAGGAGCGGTCTTGCACCAGGGGGGCCCGCAGGATGCGCCGCAGTTGCTCCTGGCCGTTGGCATCGAGCAGATCCAACCAAGCGCGCAGGTCGCCCTGGGCACTACTCGGTGCGCGGCTCCAGGCCTCCAATGCCACCAAATCAATCGGAAGCTTCAGGCCATCGAGCTGCACCTCCAGCTGCTCTGCGGCCCGCGCTGGAGCCAACCAGAGCAGGCCAGCCAGCAGACTGCGCAGCACTACACGCATCGGTCGACGGGTTGGCACGAGCACAGACGCTCTCAACAGGCCGGCAGTGGTGGCACCAGTTTCCCCCGGCGTTGCGGGAGCTGGCCAGTGTGCGCTTGGTGGCGAGCTTCGGGGCAGGAGGCGTGCTCTATCTCACGCCCATGGTGTTCCACCAAGCGGATTTCTCGCCCGCCCAGGTGGGCAGTGGGCTGGCCCTGGCGGCCCTGGCTGGCACCATCGGCCGCTTCGCCAGCGGCTGGCTCCTGGATCTGGGCCTGAGCTGCGGCGTGCCGGTGCTGCTGGCAGGGTTGTGCGGCTTTCTCGGCGATGCCCTGCTGCTCGGGGCCCACGAGCAGCAGGGCTACATCGCTGGCCAATTGCTGATGGGGATGGCCGGGGGGCTCTACTGGCCTGCCGTGGAACTAGCGGTGCCGTTGTGCTCCCCGCCCATCCCCTCCGCAAGGGGCTATGCGCTCTCACGCACCGCTGATGCCGCTGGGATCGCCGGCGGCACCCTCGCCGGGGCACTGTTAGCCCAGCTGGGTCTGCTCCGGGGGTTGTACTGGGTGGATATGGCCGCGATCGTGGCGTTGGCCGCGTTGCTTCTCTGGCGCCCCCTGCCCAAGGCTGTACCGGCCAGAGCTGCTGGTGTGGAACCTATGCCGCTCGGGCGCTGGCTACCGGCACTACTGCCGATGTTGCTGCTCTCGGTGGTAGCCACGGCGATCCCCCCCCTGATGCAAAGCGCCCTACCCCTGGATCTGGTGCGAGGCGGCTTGGAGCGCGATGCCCAGCCAGAGGCGATCAGCGCCCTGCTGATCGGCATTCCCCTGGTGCTGCTGCTGCTGATTCAATGGCCCGTAGGTCAGGCCCTGGCGCGCCGATCGGTGGCTGTGGGCTTAAGGCTGAGCCTGCTCTGCTTCAGCGGTGGCACGGCGCTGATGGCCCTCTCGGCCTTGAGCGAGGGAGGCCTGGGCCTGGTGGTGCTGGCTCTAGTGCTGTTGGCTTTTGGACAGGCGGCTTTCCTACCCACGGCGACTGAGGCGGTGGTGGAGCTGAGCCCGAAGGGGCATGGGGGCCTGGCCATGGCGCTGTTCTCCCAATGCTTTGCCCTGAGCGCCTTCGGGGCACCGCTGATCGCCGGATTGTTGCTCGATCACCAGGGCCACGGCCTGGTGCTCTGGCTGCTGGTGGCGCTGGTGTGCACGCTGAGCCTGCTGCTGATCGGCCCGATCCAGCGGCGCGCGGATGCAAAGGGCTGAAGCGAGCGACAGCCAAGGCCATCCACAACACAAACCGCTGGTCGCGCCAGCGCCCACAATCGGTCCAGCCCTAGCAAACCGATGGCTCTGCACGAACCGGGTCGCCGCCATGCCCAGCAACACATCGGCCGGGCTGGCCTGGCATCAGCCTTTCGCTGGAGCGTGCTGCTCAACAGCACCCTCTCGGTGGCACAGCTGGTGATCGGCATCGGCTTCGGCTCGCTGGCCCTGATCGGTGATGCCATCCACAACCTCGGCGATGTGGCGGGGCTCACGCTGGGTTGGGGTGCTGAACGCTTGAGCACGCGGGCCCCAAGCGAGCGTTTCACCTACGGCTTCGGGCGCAGCACCCAGCTGGCAGCGCTGATCAACGGCGTGCTGGTGGCCATGGCCTCCGCTGTGGTGGTGGTGGAAGCGATCCAACGGCTCACAGATCCCCAGCCCCTGGTGAGCGGCCCCGTGGCGTGGGCCGCCGCGGCCGGCATCGCGGTGAATCTTGGATCCGCCAGCTTGTTCGGCATTGGCGAGCATGGCGGCCACAAACACGACCTCAACCGGCGCGCGGCTGTGATGCACCTCCTTAGCGATGCCCTGGTGTCGCTGGCGGTGCTGTTCAGCGCCCTGCTGGTGGGCTTCACTGGCTGGCATTGGCTCGATCCGCTCACGGCCGTCGGCGTGGGCCTGGCGGTGGGCTACACCGGCGTGGTGCTGATCCGCGATGCATTGGTGGTGCTGCTCGATGGGATCCCCGGCCACATCCAACCTGAGCTGGTGCACGACACCTTGCTGGCGCTGCCGGGGGTGGTGAACGTGCACCACGTGCATATTTGGAGCCTCAGCACCTCCCAGGTAGCCCTCACGGCACACATCTGCCGCCGCGAGAGCGAGCTAGACGACATGCAATTGCTGCATCACGCCAAAGCGGCCCTCGCCGGCATTGGCGTAGGGCACAGCACCCTGCAGCTGGAGCCGGCCTGAGATCAGCCCTTGCTCACCTTGGCCGTCCAGGCTTCATGGGGGAGGGGCTCAGTCCCGTACTCCCAGTCGTCGTAGTCAGGGTCGTTGCGGATCTGCTGATGCACCTGCTTCTGCGCCTCGAAATCGTGCTGCTGAGCGGCGTCTGAAGGTTGCTGCTGCTCTGTCATGGGCGTTGTGCACGTGAACGCATTCTGAGGCCTTAAACGTTGAACAGAAACTCCATCACGTCGCCTTCCTCCACCACATAGTCCTTACCCTCGGCGCGGAGCCAGCCTTTGTTGCGGGCCTCCGCCAGCGAACCGGCTTCCAGCAGCTGCTTGTAGCCGATGGTCTGGGCGCGGATGAAGCCGCGCTCGAAATCGGTGTGGATCACACCTGCGGCCTGGGGAGCGGTCATGCCGGCCTTGATCGTCCAGGCGCGGGTTTCCTTCTCACCGGTGGTGAAGTAGGTGCGCAGGCCCAGCAGCGCGTAGGTGGCTCGGATTAAGCCCTGCAGGCCACCTTCTTCCACACCGAGGCCCGCCAAAAATTCAGCGCGGTCTTCCTCGGGGAGTTCGATCAGTTCAGCCTCCACCTGGGCGCTAATGCGCACCGTGCCCGCTCCTTCCTGCTCAGCCAGGGCTGCGACGTCTTCGCAGTAGGCGTTACCTGAGGCCAGGTCGTCTTCGCTCACGTTGGTGGCGTAAATGATCGGCTTGGCGGTCAGCAGGCCCAGCGGCTTCACCATCGCCGCTTCTTCGTCGTTGAGCTCGATGGTGCGGGCGGCGCCGCCCTGCTCCAGCACGGCTTGGATGCGCTCGAGCGCCGCATCCTCCACCTGGGCCTCCTTGCTGGTGCGCACCTGCTTCTTGAGGCGTTCGCGCCGCTTTTCCACTTGGCTCAGATCCGCCAAGCCCAACTCAAGGTTGATCACCTCAGCATCGCGGGCAGGGCCCACCGAGCCCGACACGTGGATCACGTCGTCGTTCTCGAAGCAGCGCACCACGTGCACGATGGCGTCGACCTCGCGGATGTTGGCCAAAAACTTGTTACCCAGGCCCTCGCCCTGGCTGGCGCCCTTCACCAGGCCGGCAATATCCACAAACTCCACCCGCGTGGGGATCAGCTCCTTGCTCTTGCTCAGATCCGAGAGCTGCTGCAACCGCGGATCGGGCACCGACACCACGCCCGAATTGGGCTCGATCGTGCAGAAGGGGTAGTTGGCCGCCTCCGCTTGGGCGTTGGCCACCAGGGCGTTGAAGAGGGTGGATTTGCCCACATTGGGCAGGCCCACGATTCCGGCTTTAAGCATTGATCGAATCTACGGACTGCTCCACGGAGCACCCCTGGCCTTCATCTGCTCTGGCGGTGATCCACCCCAGCGGAATCCACAGTTGATCGCGCCGACCAGGAAGACTGGAAGCAGAGCAGGCGCACACCATTCCTTCCACGATGCTTCAGCCCCCCCCGCAGCGCCAGGGCGATGCAGCGCTTGGCGATCGCGGCCGGCGTCTGCCCCGAGCTCTCAGGGGCGGGCCCGACTGGCTGCGCCGCAAGCGCCTCTGGGCTGGCCTGCTGGCCGGAGCCCTGGTGATCGGCGGTGGCGGAGTGCTGGTGAGCCAGCGCCGCAGCAGCCAGCAACAACGCAACCTCGAGAGCTTCACGGTGCTGGCGCGCCAAGGCACCTTGCCGGGGGTGATCACCGCCAGCGGTGAGCTAGAGGCGTTCCGCAAGGTGAACGTGAGCCCGAAGCGCCAGGGGGTGCTGGAGAAGCTCTATGTGGAAGAGGGCGACAGTGTGCGTGCCAATCAGCCGCTAGCGCTGATGGACAGCGGTGACCTCGACGACCGCCTCGATGAGCTGCGCGCCCAGCTGCGCTCCGCCAAGGCCCAGCTCAACCGCAGCCAGAGCGAGCTGCAACGCCGCGAAGCCCTGATCCGCCAGGGCGGCATCAGCGTTGATGACTACAACAGCGCCAAATCGACTTACGAGGTCGACAGAGCCGCTGTGGAAGCTGCCCAGCAGCGCTTAGAGGCAAGGCTGAAAGAGCGGAGCGACCTGACGGTGCGTGCGCCCTTTACGGGTGTTGTGACGGCTCGCTTCGCCGACCCCGGCGCCTTCGTGACACCCACCACCTCGGCGTCGGCATCAGCCGGTGCCAGCAGCTCCTCGATCGTGGAGCTGGCTCAAGGCCTGGAGGCAGTGGCGAAGGTGCCCGAAAGCGACATCGGCCGGATCCAGCTCGGCCAGAGCGCTGCGGTGCGGGTAGATGCCTTCCCCGATCGCCGCTTCCCGGCCCAGGTTCGTCAGATCGCACCCCGCGCCGAGAAGCTCAACAACGTGACCTCCTTTGAAGTGAAGCTGCAGCTGATTGACCCGCCGCCCGAGCTGCGGATTGGCATGACCGCCGACATCGACTTCAACACCGGCACGTTGGCCTCCCGCACCGTCATTCCCACCGTGGCGGTGGTGACCGAACAAGGCAAACCAGGGGTACTGCTGGTGGGTCCCGGCAATCAGCCCACCTTCCAGGCCGTCACCCTGGGTGCCAGCAGCGGCAAGGACACGCAGATCCTCGAGGGTCTAACCCCCGGCACCCGCGTGTTCATCGACCTGCCGCCGTGGGCTAAGAAGCGGGGCGACTAAGGAAGCTGCGGCTCACCTCCAAAATGCGCTGGCTTGCTTTGCCATCGCCAAAGGGGTTGTGGGCCCGAGCCATGGCCTCATAGGCCGCCCCATCGGCAAGCAAGAGAGAGGTTTCCCGCAGGATGTCGGCGCTGGCGGTGCCGATCAGCTTGGCGGTACCGGCATTCACAGCTTCCGGACGCTCGGTGGTGCGGCGCAGCACCAGCACCGGCTTCCCCAAGGCAGGCGCTTCCTCCTGCAGGCCCCCGGAATCACTCAACAGCAAGGTGCAACCACGCATGGCCGCCACCAGCTGGTCGTAGTCGAGCGGTTCGGTGAGGAAGGCGCGGGGGTGATCGCCCAGCAGGGCCTGCAATGGTTCGCGCACGGTGGGATTGCGGTGCAATGGCAGCAGCAGGGCCGTATCCGGGAAGCGCTCGAGCACCTGAAGGAAGCCCTGGCCGATCTCCTTGAGCCGTTCACCCCAGTTTTCGCGCCGATGCACTGTGGCCAGGATCACGCGCTGCTGCTCGAAATCGAGACCCGGCAGCACAAACGGTGGGGCCTTCTCAGCCATCAGCAGCAAGGCATCGATCACGGTATTGCCGGTGATGCACACCTCACCCACGACACCGGAAGCACGGCAGTTGGCGGCCGACACCTCGGTGGGAGCGAAGTGCAGCTGAGCCAATTGAGAGATCAAGCGGCGATTGGCTTCCTCCGGGTAGGGGTCCATGAGGTTGTCGGTGCGCAAGCCCGCCTCCACATGCCCCACGGGCACCTGGGCGTAGAAAGCCGCCAGGGCCGAAGCGAAGGCGGTGGTGGTGTCGCCCTGCACCAACACCAGATCGGGCTTGTGCGCCTCAAACTCGGCCTGCAGACCCTGCAGCGCACCACAGGTGATGTGGGTGAGGGTTTGCTTGGGGGCCATCAGGGCCAGATCGTGATCGGCCTGCAGGCCAAACAGCTCCATCACCTGGGCCACCATCTCGCGGTGCTGACCGGTGAGCACCACCCGCGTGCGGACATCAGGGGCGGCCTGAAACGCCTGAATCACCGGCGCCAGCTTGATGGCCTCCGGGCGCGTGCCCAGCACGATGCAGACGTTGTGGGGGGTGCTCACAGGGGCCGGCCATGTAGCCGGATCCTAAAGATGGCGTCGGGATTAGCTGGCCAGAGGCTGGATCAGCCGCAAAGCTGGAGGCACACTGCCGCCATGCGGTGACCAGCAGCTCCCCCTTCCCCAGCAGCCTGTTTCCGCCGGCAGTGCCACCAGCCGTTGCGCCAGCGGTAGCTGGAGCCGGCGCCCTAGGCGGCACGCAGCCCAGCAGCCTGGCGTCCATCGTGCAGCTGGCCGAGCGCAGCGGTTTCTCCGATGTGCATCTGGGGGTTGGGGAGGAGCCCCGCTACCGGGCGCGCGGCGAGATGCTGCGCACGGGTTGGCCCATCAGCGATGCCGCCAGCTTCCACGGCTGGCTGCGGGAGATGCTCAGCCCTGCCCAGATCGATGCCTTTCAGCGCGATAAGGAATTCGACGGCTCCCATGCCTTTCCCTTCGTGCGGGTGCGCATCAACCTGCTCGATTCCCTGCGGGGCCCGGCGATGGTGCTGCGGCTGATCCCCCAGCAGATCGCCACCTTGGAGGAGCTCAACCTGCCACCTGTGCTGAAGGAGCTGGCATCTCGTCCGAAGGGACTGGTGCTGATTACAGGCCCCACAGGCTCGGGTAAGAGCACCACCCTCGCGGCCATGATCGATTGGATCAATCGCAACCGCAGTTGCCACATCCTCACGATTG
Coding sequences:
- a CDS encoding alpha/beta hydrolase translates to MRVVLRSLLAGLLWLAPARAAEQLEVQLDGLKLPIDLVALEAWSRAPSSAQGDLRAWLDLLDANGQEQLRRILRAPLVQDRSFAQQFLASWAGQRVLAELDQLITTEQGSAGPVLYQTLQQLLAWQPQVTTIELLRAVPSQRLVLHLEGGLQLAGRWQRQIVDQRDALRALQQLKLRRVSESAMALQPAGQPAEVFQLSVPHRRQPLELQLWRGRSRGWVLLTPGLGGSAEQLEWLASGLHQRGWSVLLLDHPGSDEQAVRELLEGRRPPPGAETLSERVRDLQAVVAAVHTGELPRLGERVVLMGHSLGGFTSLLAAGLRPEPGLARRCDRALDGIPLTNLSRLLQCQLLDVPLPPPQPLAQPLQAVVSLNGFGSLIWPHRGLRALPAPVLLVGGSLDLITPPLSEQLQLFLRDGSPQSRLVLLEGGSHFSPVRIDSSEQALFQLGEEFVGVEPQRVQSLTLSLTAEFLGSLPRGVAPQRRQLGGVTAYVLNRRQAETWREVILP
- a CDS encoding MFS transporter, with the translated sequence MARAQTLSTGRQWWHQFPPALRELASVRLVASFGAGGVLYLTPMVFHQADFSPAQVGSGLALAALAGTIGRFASGWLLDLGLSCGVPVLLAGLCGFLGDALLLGAHEQQGYIAGQLLMGMAGGLYWPAVELAVPLCSPPIPSARGYALSRTADAAGIAGGTLAGALLAQLGLLRGLYWVDMAAIVALAALLLWRPLPKAVPARAAGVEPMPLGRWLPALLPMLLLSVVATAIPPLMQSALPLDLVRGGLERDAQPEAISALLIGIPLVLLLLIQWPVGQALARRSVAVGLRLSLLCFSGGTALMALSALSEGGLGLVVLALVLLAFGQAAFLPTATEAVVELSPKGHGGLAMALFSQCFALSAFGAPLIAGLLLDHQGHGLVLWLLVALVCTLSLLLIGPIQRRADAKG
- a CDS encoding cation diffusion facilitator family transporter, giving the protein MALHEPGRRHAQQHIGRAGLASAFRWSVLLNSTLSVAQLVIGIGFGSLALIGDAIHNLGDVAGLTLGWGAERLSTRAPSERFTYGFGRSTQLAALINGVLVAMASAVVVVEAIQRLTDPQPLVSGPVAWAAAAGIAVNLGSASLFGIGEHGGHKHDLNRRAAVMHLLSDALVSLAVLFSALLVGFTGWHWLDPLTAVGVGLAVGYTGVVLIRDALVVLLDGIPGHIQPELVHDTLLALPGVVNVHHVHIWSLSTSQVALTAHICRRESELDDMQLLHHAKAALAGIGVGHSTLQLEPA
- the ychF gene encoding redox-regulated ATPase YchF; this translates as MLKAGIVGLPNVGKSTLFNALVANAQAEAANYPFCTIEPNSGVVSVPDPRLQQLSDLSKSKELIPTRVEFVDIAGLVKGASQGEGLGNKFLANIREVDAIVHVVRCFENDDVIHVSGSVGPARDAEVINLELGLADLSQVEKRRERLKKQVRTSKEAQVEDAALERIQAVLEQGGAARTIELNDEEAAMVKPLGLLTAKPIIYATNVSEDDLASGNAYCEDVAALAEQEGAGTVRISAQVEAELIELPEEDRAEFLAGLGVEEGGLQGLIRATYALLGLRTYFTTGEKETRAWTIKAGMTAPQAAGVIHTDFERGFIRAQTIGYKQLLEAGSLAEARNKGWLRAEGKDYVVEEGDVMEFLFNV
- a CDS encoding efflux RND transporter periplasmic adaptor subunit, whose protein sequence is MLQPPPQRQGDAALGDRGRRLPRALRGGPDWLRRKRLWAGLLAGALVIGGGGVLVSQRRSSQQQRNLESFTVLARQGTLPGVITASGELEAFRKVNVSPKRQGVLEKLYVEEGDSVRANQPLALMDSGDLDDRLDELRAQLRSAKAQLNRSQSELQRREALIRQGGISVDDYNSAKSTYEVDRAAVEAAQQRLEARLKERSDLTVRAPFTGVVTARFADPGAFVTPTTSASASAGASSSSIVELAQGLEAVAKVPESDIGRIQLGQSAAVRVDAFPDRRFPAQVRQIAPRAEKLNNVTSFEVKLQLIDPPPELRIGMTADIDFNTGTLASRTVIPTVAVVTEQGKPGVLLVGPGNQPTFQAVTLGASSGKDTQILEGLTPGTRVFIDLPPWAKKRGD
- the wecB gene encoding non-hydrolyzing UDP-N-acetylglucosamine 2-epimerase, giving the protein MSTPHNVCIVLGTRPEAIKLAPVIQAFQAAPDVRTRVVLTGQHREMVAQVMELFGLQADHDLALMAPKQTLTHITCGALQGLQAEFEAHKPDLVLVQGDTTTAFASALAAFYAQVPVGHVEAGLRTDNLMDPYPEEANRRLISQLAQLHFAPTEVSAANCRASGVVGEVCITGNTVIDALLLMAEKAPPFVLPGLDFEQQRVILATVHRRENWGERLKEIGQGFLQVLERFPDTALLLPLHRNPTVREPLQALLGDHPRAFLTEPLDYDQLVAAMRGCTLLLSDSGGLQEEAPALGKPVLVLRRTTERPEAVNAGTAKLIGTASADILRETSLLLADGAAYEAMARAHNPFGDGKASQRILEVSRSFLSRPAS